Proteins from a genomic interval of Gemmatimonadota bacterium:
- the cyoE gene encoding protoheme IX farnesyltransferase: MLSAFWQLTKPGITRLVLLTAAVAFYLAAPAAVDVVRLLLTLLGVGLVASGTNALNQYAERDVDARMRRTRGRPLPAGRLRPGQALGFGLAISMLGLLELLLLVSAVTMLIVAVSLTSYVFVYTPLKRRTSLSTVVGALPGALPVLAGWTAANGALLDVRGWTLFLILFFWQLPHFLALAWIYRDDYREGGLAMLSVADADGARTGRQILAYTLALLPVSLLLTPLGLTGPIYFAGALALGLAFLGLGAAVHWRRTEQRARRLFLASVTYLPALFALMVLDKVRH, translated from the coding sequence ATGCTCAGCGCTTTCTGGCAACTGACCAAGCCCGGCATCACCCGCCTGGTGCTGCTCACGGCCGCCGTGGCCTTCTACCTGGCGGCGCCCGCCGCTGTCGACGTCGTGCGCCTGCTCCTTACGCTGCTCGGCGTCGGACTGGTGGCCAGCGGCACCAATGCGCTGAACCAGTATGCAGAGCGGGATGTGGACGCGCGCATGCGCCGCACGCGAGGCCGCCCCCTTCCCGCGGGTCGGCTCCGGCCGGGGCAGGCGCTGGGCTTCGGCCTCGCCATCTCGATGCTGGGGCTGCTCGAGCTGCTGCTGCTGGTCAGCGCGGTGACCATGCTGATCGTGGCGGTAAGCCTGACCAGCTACGTGTTCGTCTACACGCCGCTCAAGCGGCGAACTTCGCTCTCCACGGTGGTGGGCGCGCTGCCTGGCGCGCTGCCGGTACTGGCCGGCTGGACGGCGGCCAATGGCGCGCTGCTCGACGTTCGGGGCTGGACACTCTTTCTCATCCTGTTCTTCTGGCAGCTCCCCCACTTCCTGGCGCTGGCGTGGATCTACCGCGATGATTACCGTGAGGGCGGGCTTGCCATGCTGAGCGTAGCGGACGCCGACGGCGCCAGGACCGGCCGGCAAATCCTGGCGTACACGCTGGCCCTGCTCCCGGTCAGCCTGCTGCTCACGCCGCTCGGGCTGACCGGGCCAATCTATTTCGCCGGGGCGCTGGCGCTGGGCCTGGCGTTCCTCGGCCTGGGCGCCGCCGTGCACTGGCGGCGTACGGAGCAACGGGCGCGCCGGCTGTTCCTCGCCTCGGTGACGTACCTGCCTGCGCTCTTCGCGCTCATGGTGCTGGACAAGGTCCGGCACTGA
- a CDS encoding cytochrome C oxidase subunit IV family protein: MQYAAEATKTAAVPRLFLWGFGTAGLVLGVIDGYLLQETLAAAAAGGIMGALLAVGGVLLASKPRPQDLLPAEPPHKAQPNYLLIWAVLFVLTVVEIFVAFAGLPRTYVLLALVLLAIWKALLVALYYMHLRFEPRRLWILAAAPLPLAVILVIAVIQEF, from the coding sequence ATGCAGTACGCTGCAGAAGCCACCAAGACTGCCGCCGTCCCCCGGCTCTTCCTCTGGGGGTTCGGCACCGCCGGCCTCGTGCTGGGCGTGATTGACGGTTACCTGCTGCAGGAGACGTTGGCGGCGGCGGCGGCGGGCGGGATCATGGGCGCACTCTTAGCCGTGGGCGGTGTGCTGCTGGCGTCGAAGCCGCGGCCGCAGGACCTGCTGCCGGCAGAGCCGCCGCACAAGGCGCAGCCCAACTACTTGCTGATCTGGGCGGTGCTGTTCGTACTCACGGTGGTCGAGATCTTCGTCGCGTTCGCCGGGCTGCCGCGAACTTATGTCCTGCTCGCGTTGGTGTTGCTGGCGATCTGGAAGGCGCTGCTGGTGGCGCTGTACTACATGCACCTGCGCTTCGAGCCGCGTCGCCTGTGGATCCTGGCCGCCGCGCCGCTGCCACTGGCCGTGATTCTGGTGATCGCCGTGATCCAGGAGTTCTAG
- a CDS encoding heme-copper oxidase subunit III — MSHAAAIAIPQRQPMPGMGVYNLKLGMWVFLLSEVMFFTGLIGAYIILRFAHPGDYARPGEVLNVPLTALNTFILICSSVTMVKAFAAAELGDQRGLRLWLLATVALGAFFLSIQAIEYYKLASEGFVPMASLYNVHGPDGALLGQPLYGMTFYTLTGFHGMHVTIGVLCMSFTTYKAFRGAYTQAGHGGVEIMGLYWHFVDLVWIILFTIVYLI; from the coding sequence ATGAGTCATGCCGCAGCCATAGCGATTCCCCAGCGCCAGCCTATGCCGGGCATGGGCGTCTACAACCTGAAGCTGGGGATGTGGGTGTTCCTGCTGTCAGAAGTCATGTTCTTCACGGGGCTGATCGGCGCGTACATCATCCTGCGTTTTGCGCACCCGGGCGACTACGCGCGGCCGGGCGAGGTGTTGAACGTGCCGCTAACGGCGCTGAACACGTTCATCCTCATCTGCAGCAGTGTGACCATGGTAAAGGCGTTCGCGGCTGCCGAGCTCGGCGACCAGCGCGGGCTGCGCCTCTGGCTGCTGGCGACAGTGGCGCTGGGCGCGTTCTTCCTGAGCATCCAGGCGATCGAGTACTACAAGCTGGCCAGTGAGGGCTTCGTGCCCATGGCTTCGCTGTACAATGTGCACGGCCCCGACGGTGCGCTGCTGGGACAGCCACTGTACGGCATGACCTTCTACACGCTCACCGGCTTCCACGGCATGCACGTCACCATCGGCGTGCTGTGCATGAGCTTCACGACCTATAAGGCGTTCCGGGGTGCCTACACGCAGGCGGGCCACGGCGGGGTCGAGATCATGGGGTTGTACTGGCACTTCGTGGACCTGGTGTGGATCATCCTGTTCACTATCGTCTACCTGATCTGA
- a CDS encoding cbb3-type cytochrome c oxidase subunit I, which produces MSTMAIPQAAAAVHLHDDRPFIRRYIFSTDHKIIGIQFLFMSLLFLLVGGLLAMMMRWQLAWPADAQHPLPGGSLLPETMVAQGIMLPEFYNSLMTMHGTILVFFAIMPLLVGVFANYLIPLQCGAPDMAFPRLNMLSFWTAVPAGVLMVAGFFVQGGHAAAGWTAYAPLSAVPEYSGVSTGQVLWTVSLIILGFSSLMGAVNYISTVINMRAPGMTWFRLPLPVWALFITSVLILLAMPVLAGALILLLFDQVLGTSFYLPQANGEPLLWQHLFWFFGHPEVYILILPAFGFVSEILANGARKPIFGYHAMVLAIVAIAFLGWIVWGHHMFQSGMNPMLGNTFMFSTMVIAVPTAIKVFNWLGTLWRGSIQFQVPMLNAIAFVAMFVIGGLSGVFLASTPVDIFYHDTYFVVAHIHYVLFGGSLFGIFAAITYWFPKMFGRMMSERLGKIHFFLTFLFFNLAFFPMHNLGNAGMMRRIYDYRQYAHLADLQPLNEFISLSAFALGVTQLLFAFNFLWSLFRGKKAEQNPWRANSLEWSAPSPPPHGNFAVTPIVYRGPYEYSSPESAEDYLPQDQPPAEQPVPAPDLVPASS; this is translated from the coding sequence ATGAGCACAATGGCCATACCGCAGGCTGCGGCCGCCGTGCACCTGCACGATGACCGGCCCTTCATCCGGCGCTACATCTTCTCCACGGACCACAAGATCATCGGGATCCAGTTCCTCTTCATGAGTCTGCTGTTCCTGCTGGTGGGTGGACTGCTGGCCATGATGATGCGCTGGCAACTGGCCTGGCCCGCGGACGCGCAGCACCCGCTGCCGGGCGGGTCGCTCCTCCCCGAGACCATGGTGGCGCAAGGAATCATGCTGCCCGAGTTCTACAACTCGCTCATGACCATGCACGGCACCATCTTGGTCTTCTTCGCCATCATGCCGCTGCTGGTCGGCGTGTTCGCCAACTACTTGATCCCGCTGCAGTGCGGCGCGCCGGACATGGCGTTCCCGCGGCTGAACATGCTCTCGTTCTGGACAGCAGTTCCCGCGGGCGTGCTGATGGTGGCCGGCTTCTTCGTGCAGGGCGGGCACGCCGCCGCGGGCTGGACGGCGTACGCGCCGCTCAGCGCGGTGCCCGAGTACAGCGGCGTCTCCACCGGGCAGGTGCTGTGGACCGTGAGCCTCATCATTCTCGGCTTCTCTTCCCTCATGGGAGCGGTGAACTACATCAGCACGGTCATCAACATGCGGGCGCCCGGCATGACCTGGTTCCGCCTGCCGCTCCCCGTGTGGGCGCTGTTCATCACCTCCGTCCTGATCCTGCTGGCCATGCCCGTGCTGGCCGGAGCGCTCATCCTGCTGCTCTTCGATCAGGTGCTGGGCACCAGCTTCTACCTGCCGCAGGCGAATGGCGAGCCGCTCCTCTGGCAGCACCTGTTCTGGTTCTTCGGCCACCCGGAGGTATACATCCTGATCCTGCCCGCCTTCGGCTTTGTGTCCGAGATCCTGGCCAACGGCGCACGCAAGCCGATCTTCGGCTACCACGCCATGGTGCTGGCCATTGTGGCCATCGCCTTCCTGGGCTGGATCGTGTGGGGCCACCACATGTTCCAGAGCGGGATGAATCCCATGCTGGGCAACACCTTCATGTTTTCCACCATGGTGATCGCGGTGCCCACGGCCATCAAGGTGTTCAACTGGCTGGGCACGCTGTGGCGCGGCAGCATCCAGTTCCAGGTGCCCATGCTGAACGCCATAGCCTTTGTGGCCATGTTCGTGATCGGCGGGCTGTCCGGGGTGTTCCTGGCCTCCACGCCCGTGGACATCTTCTATCACGACACCTACTTCGTGGTCGCGCACATCCATTACGTGCTGTTCGGCGGCAGCCTGTTCGGCATCTTCGCGGCCATCACCTACTGGTTCCCGAAGATGTTCGGGCGCATGATGAGCGAGCGGCTGGGCAAGATCCACTTCTTCCTGACCTTCCTCTTCTTCAACCTGGCCTTCTTCCCCATGCACAACCTGGGGAACGCGGGCATGATGCGCCGGATCTACGACTACCGGCAGTACGCGCATCTGGCAGACCTGCAGCCGCTGAACGAGTTCATCAGCCTGAGCGCGTTCGCGCTGGGCGTGACCCAGTTGCTCTTTGCCTTCAACTTCCTCTGGAGCCTGTTCCGAGGGAAGAAGGCGGAGCAGAACCCGTGGCGCGCCAACTCGCTCGAGTGGAGCGCGCCCTCGCCGCCGCCGCACGGCAACTTCGCGGTGACGCCGATCGTGTACCGGGGGCCGTACGAGTACAGCTCACCGGAATCGGCGGAGGATTACCTGCCGCAGGACCAGCCGCCGGCAGAGCAGCCGGTGCCCGCGCCGGACCTGGTGCCGGCCAGCAGTTGA
- the coxB gene encoding cytochrome c oxidase subunit II, whose translation MKWGFPESVSTYGGDIDAMYAIILYVTGAMFLVVEATLIYFIIRYRRREGGKADYVHGHLRTEIIWTLVPFVLVAMLAVTSAGTWLDLKHPSRFPAAGLDLKVRAKQFEWNVTYPGADGRLGTGDDFVKRNQLHLPTGVPVRLTLSAEDVIHSFFLPEFRVKQDAVPGMETSVWFEATKPGTYVLGCAELCGLGHYKMRGTVTVHTPQEFQRWQQEQGAS comes from the coding sequence AGCGTCTCCACCTACGGCGGGGACATCGACGCGATGTACGCGATCATCCTCTACGTCACGGGGGCGATGTTCCTGGTGGTCGAGGCGACTCTGATCTACTTCATCATCCGCTACCGGCGCCGCGAGGGCGGCAAAGCGGACTACGTGCACGGCCACCTGCGCACGGAGATCATCTGGACGCTGGTGCCCTTCGTGCTGGTGGCGATGCTGGCCGTCACCAGCGCCGGCACGTGGCTGGACCTCAAGCACCCTTCGCGCTTTCCGGCCGCGGGTCTGGATCTGAAGGTGAGGGCCAAGCAATTTGAGTGGAACGTGACCTATCCCGGCGCCGATGGGCGGCTGGGCACCGGGGACGACTTCGTGAAGCGGAACCAGCTCCACCTCCCCACGGGCGTGCCGGTGCGCCTCACACTCTCGGCGGAAGACGTGATCCACTCCTTCTTCCTGCCCGAGTTCCGAGTGAAGCAGGACGCGGTCCCGGGCATGGAGACGTCGGTGTGGTTCGAGGCGACGAAGCCCGGCACCTACGTCCTGGGCTGCGCCGAGCTGTGCGGCCTGGGGCACTACAAGATGAGGGGCACGGTGACCGTGCACACCCCCCAGGAGTTCCAACGTTGGCAGCAGGAGCAGGGCGCGTCATGA